The Bosea sp. 685 DNA window GGGTGCTCGATCACCCCGCCGATGTCGCCTTGCTGACGACGCGCGAGCAGGCGCGGCGCGCGGGCTTGGCTCCCGCGACCTTCACAAGGCTGGCGCAGCGCCTTGGCCTTCCCGGTTACGACGCCCTGCGAACGGCTTATGCGGCGTCGCTGCGCCAGCGCCCCGACGGCTTCGCCAACCGCGCAACCGAATTGCTCGAACGCCATGGCGACGAGGGCGACAGCGCCATCGCGCAGGACATGTTCGCGGCCTTGGCCGAGCATGTCCGGGCCTTGCGGGAGCCCGAATCCGTCGCCAGCCTCGAACGCGCGGCCGCATTGCTGGCGAATGCGCGCGGCGTCTTCTGCTTCGGGCTGCGCTCCGCCTTTCCGGCCGTCTATATGCTCGACTATATCCGCACGCTGATCGGCGCGGAGTCGGTCCTCGCCGACACAGCCGGCGGGCGCGGCATCGATGCCTTGCGCCGGATCGGCCCGGGCGACGTGCTCTTCGTCATCTCGGTCTCGCCCTATACGCGCCTGACGCTCCAGGCCGCCGCCTATGCGCGCGACAAGGGCGCCTCGATCCTAGCGCTGACCGACAGCGCGCATTCGCCGCTCGCCGCGCTCGCCGACGAGACCGTGCTGGTGCGCACCGAAACGCCCTCCTTCTTCCACAGCATGACGCCGGCTTTTGCTGCGGTGGAATGCCTGGCGGCGCTGATGACGGCGCGGCGCGGCAAGCCGGCGCTCGACGCCATCGCCGCCTCCGAGACCCAGCTCGACGCCTTCTCGACCTTTGAGACCCCTCGCCGCGCCAAACGGAGACCATCATGAGCCATCTGCTTCATCGCAGCGTCAACGGCGCCTATCCCGTCGCTGTCGGCGGCAAGGGCGTCATGCTCTTCGACGCCGAGGGCAAGAGCTATATCGACGCCAGCGGCGGCGCGGCGGTCTCCTGCCTCGGCCATGGCCATCCCGACATCCAAGCTGCGATGCATGCCCAGATCGACAAGCTGGCCTATGCCCATACCAGCTTCTTCACCTCGGAGCCGGCCGAGGAGCTGGCGGAGCATCTCATCGCCCGCGCGCCGAAGGGGCTGAGCAACGTCTTCATCTGCAGCAGCGGCTCCGAGGCGATCGAGGCCTGCCTGAAGCTGGCGCGGCATTATTTCATCGAAAAGGGCGAAAGCCGGCGGACCAACTTCATCTCGCGCCGGCAGAGCTATCACGGCATCACGGTGGGGGCGCTCTCGGTCGGCGGCCGCATGAAGGATCGCGCACCGTTCAAGGAGATGCTGCTCAGCGGCCACCATATCGCGCCCTGCTATGCCTATCGCGACCGGCGCACTGAGGAGACGCCGGAGCAATATGGGCTGCGCGTCGCCGACGAGCTGGAGGCCAAGATCCTGGAGCTCGGGCCTGGCACGGTCGCAGCCTTCGTCGCCGAGACGGTCGTTGGCGCGACGCTCGGGGCCGCCACGCCCGCGCCCGGCTATTTCAAGCGCATCCGCGAGATCTGCGACCGCCATGGCGTACTCCTGATCCTCGACGAGGTGATGTGCGGCATGGGCCGCACCGGCACGCTGCATGCCTGCGAGCAGGAAGGGATCGCGCCCGATCTGATGGCGATCGCCAAGGGGCTGGGCGCCGGCTATGCGCCGATCGGCGCGATGCTGGCCTCGGGCAGGATCGTCGAGGCGATCCGGCAGGGCTCCGGCGCCTTTCCGCACAGCCAGACCTATAACGGCCACCCGCTCGCCTGCGCGACCGCGCTCGCGGTGCAGAAGGTGATCGAGCGCGACGACCTGCTCGCCAATGTCCGCCTCCAGGGCGCCCATCTCGAGCGCCGCCTGAAGGAGCGCTTCGGCAACCACCATCATGTCGGCGATGTGCGTGGGCGCGGCCATTTCTGGGGCATCGAACTCGTTGCCGACCGCGCCTCGAAGACGCCTTTCGAGGCCGGCCTCAAGCTCAACGCCAGGATCAAGCAGGCAGCGATGGCGCGCGGCCTGATGGTCTATCCGATGGGAGGAACCGCCGACGGAACAGCCGGCGACCATGTGTTGCTGGCTCCGCCCTTCATCGCTGACGCGGCGGTGATGGACATGATCGTCGAACGGCTCGGAGAAGCGGTCGATGCCGCGATCGCCGGTGCCTTGCACGATGGCGCCGGACATTGACCGAATTATCGATGCAAAATTTGCATTGGCCATGCGCCATGCGAGCCGGCACAGATGCGCCATGCAGCATATTCCACATCGGCGGCTCATCGGCGTTCTCGGCGGCATGGGGCCGGCCGCGACGATCGATTTCATGGCGAAGGTGGTGATGCTGACGCCGGCGCAGCACGATCAGGACCATGTACCGCTGCTCGTCCATGGCGTGCCGCAGATTCCCGATCGCTCGGCTGCGATCGCCGCGGGCAGCGATGCGCCCTTCCTGCCGATGGCGGCGGGAATCATGCAGCTGGAGCGCGCCGGGGCGGAGTTCATCGCCATCCCCTGCAACACCGCGCATTACTGGCATGAACGCCTGGCGCGCGGCAGCCGCGTGCCGTTGCTGCACATCGCCGACGCGGTCATGGCGATGATCGCGGAGATCGAGCCGCCCATTGGCGCGGTCGCCCTGATGGCGACGCGCGGCACTATCGCAGCCGGGCTCTACCAGTCGCGCTTCGGCACTAAGCGCCCCCGTCTCATTCTGCCCGACGAGCCGGCGCAGGCCCTGGTCGACAGTGCCATCGTCGCGACGAAAGCCGGCCAGCGCCCGCTCGCTCTTCGACATGCAGAGGAGGCGAGCCAACGCCTTCTCGACGCCGGAGCGGAGCGATTGCTGCTGGCCTGCACCGAACTACCCCTGGCTCTTGCGGATAGTGCGTTCCTGCCGCTCGGCATCGACCCGACCGAAGCCCTGGCGCGGGCCTGCGTCAACGCCTCGCTCGGCGAGGCGCGCTGAGATGGATATACGCTGGCTCCAGGATTTCCTCACCGTCGCCGAGCGTGGCAACTTCACCCGCGCCGCCGAAGAGCGGAACGCCTCGCAAGCCGCCTTCAGCCGCCGGATTCAGGCGCTCGAAACCTGGCTCGGCGTCACCTTGATCGACCGCAGCGTGTTTCCGACGCGGCTGACGCCCGAAGGCGAACGCTTCAGGGAGACCGCGGCCGAGACGCTGCATCAGTTGCTCGATGCCAAGACCGGCCTGTCAGGCCAACCTACGGCGAAACGCGACCAGGTCGTGATCGCATTGCCGCATGCGCTGGCGACGGGCCGCCTGCCCGGCTGGTGGGCGAGCTGGTCGCAGGGGCGTGCGCTGAGCTGCAAGGTCGCGCCCGGCAATGTCCACGACACCGTGACGGCGCTGGTCTCCGGCGCGGTCGACCTCCTGGTCTGCTTCCACCATGCGCAGCAGCCGATCCATCTCGACGCCGAGCGCTACGACCGGCTGGTGATCGGGGTCGAACATCTGCGCCCCTATGTCGCCGCCGAACACGCCGAGCGCTGGCCGCTGCCCGGCAAGGCCCAGGCGCCGCTGCCACTGCTGATGTATTCTGCCGGCGCCTATCTCGGCCGCATGGTGGATCTCATCATCGAAGCCGCTCCGGAGCCGCTGGCCGGGCATCGCCTGGTCGAGAGCGACATGGCCGATGTCCTGCGCGACATGGCTGTCGCCGGCTACGGCATCGCCTGGCTGCCGGAATGCGCCGCGGCGGCCGCGGGGCCGAAGCTGGTCCCGGCCGGCGGAGAGGCCTGGGCGATGCCGCTCTCGCTCGTTGCCTATCGCGACAGCAGCAACCGTAAACCCGCGCTGCACCGGCTCTGGGCCGGTCTCGCCGGAGACCACGAAGAGCGGCAGAGCCAAGCCGCCGCAGCGGGCACCAAAGACGCCTGATCAGAACCAAGCACTCAAAAAACAGGGGAACTACGATGACAATCTTCAAACGCCTGCTCGCGACCGGATTCGGCCTCGCTTTGGCCGCCACGGTGACCACCGCTTTCGCCCAGACCTCGACGCTGGAGCGCGTCAAGGCGCGCGGCGAACTGATCTGCGGCAACCACACCGCCCTGGCGGGCTTTGGCCTGCAAGGTAGCGACGGCCGCTGGGCCGGTCTCGATATCGACCTCTGCCGCGCCGTAGCGGCCGCGATCTTCAACGACCCCAACAAGCTCAAGTTCGTTCCGACGACGACGCAGATGCGCTTTACCGTCGTGCAAAGCGGCGATGTCGACATGCTCTCGCGCAACGCGACCTACACGATGACACGGGATGTTGCGGCAGGCATGGCGTGGCCGGCGATCAACTATTTCGACGGCCAGGGCTTCATGGTGAGGAAGTCGCTCGGCATCACCGAGGCGAAAGCGCTGAACGGCGCCTCGATCTGCGTGACGCAAGGCACCACGACGGAGCTGAACCTCGCCGACTTCTTTCGCACCCACAATCTGAAATACGAGGTCGTGGGCTTCTCCACCAATGAAGAGGGCGTCAAGGCGTTCGAAGCCGGGCGCTGCGACGCCTTCACCACCGACAGCTCGGGGCTGGCGGCGGAGCGTCTGAAATTCGCCAAACCGGACGACTTCGAGATCCTGACGGAGCTGATCTCGCGGGAGCCACTCGGCCCCGCCGTGAAGCGCGGCGACGAGAGCTGGTTCGTGCTCGTGCGCTGGGCGCATTACGCCATGCTCAACGCCGAGGAGTTCGGCGTGACCAAGGCCAATGTCGATGAGATGCTGAAATCGACGAACCCCGAGATCAAGCGCCTGCTCGGTGTCGAAGGCAAGTTCGGCGAGGGGCTCGGCCTGACCACCGATTGGGCCTACCGGATCGTCAAGCATGTCGGCAATTACGGCGAGAGCTTCGAGCGCAATGTCGGCACGGGCTCGCGCCTGCAGCTCAAGCGCGGCCTCAACGCGCTCGCCTCCAAGGGCGGCCTGCAATATCCGTATCCGATCCGCTAGAGCAGGATGCTCTCAACTCTTGGATGAGAGACGGGTTCAGATGTCAGATGGGATCACTTGGTGATCCCATCTGACATCATCCGGCTCCACATCTAACGGCGGAGGAAGGACCCCCCATGCGGATCGCCCTGATCCATGCACTCCGGCATTCGCCGCCTCCGATCGAGGCGGCGTTCGCCGAACTCTGGCCCCAAGTCAGGCTGATGAACCTGCTCGACGACAGCCTCTCATCCGATCTCGCCCGCGACGGCAAGATCACGGAGGCGATGACGCGGCGCTTCCTGGAACTTGCGCGCTATGCGAAGGCGACCGGCGCCGACGGCATCCTGTTTACCTGCTCGGCCTTCGGGCCCTGCATCGAGGCGGTGCAGCGCGAACTTGCGCCGCTGCCGGTGCTGAAGCCGAACGAGGCGATGATCGAGGAGGCCGAAAAGGCCGGGGCGCGCATCGGCCTCCTCGCCAGCTTCGCGCCGACGCTGGCCTCGATGCCGCCGGAGTTCCCTCCTGCATTGACGATCATGCCGAAGCTGGCGGAAGGGGCGCTCGCCGCCCTCGACCGTGGTGACGGCGCCGAGCATGACCGTATCGCCGCAGAGGCAGCGCGCGATCTCGCCGGCTGCGACGTGATCGCGCTCGCCCAGTTCAGCCTGGCGCGATCAGCGCCCGCGGTCATGGCCGCAACCGGCAGGCCGGTGCTGACGACGCCGGAGAGCGCCGTGAGGAAGCTGAAGCGCCTGCTCGGCTGAATAGCCTGTCAGGCCCCTTCGATGCGCCGCAGCGCCTCGAAATGCTTCTCCGACTGAAACACCAGCACGTCGCGCCAATCGCGCGCCGTCGCCTCGATCTGCTGCTGCGGGATGAGCTTCAGCGGCCGGCCGGTCGACATCGCCAGAACCTGCTGCCGGCAGGCGCGCTCCAGGAAGTAGAGATCGTCGAAGGCGACCGCGATCGAGGGGCCGCCGATGGTCACGCCGTGATGGGCGAGGAAGGTGATGTCGACATGCTCGTAAGCCTTGCTGGCGGCGATGATGGCCTCGCCCTCGCTTGCATCGAGCGCGAGCCCGCCGAAATGGTCGACATAATGCGTGCGGCCGTGGAAGCGGCAGGCGGTCTGATGCGCCATCTCCAGCCTGCCGCCCTCGACCATCGTCAAAGCGGTAGCGTAGGGCATGTGGACATGCAGTACCGCGACATGGCGCAGATTGGCCTTATGGGCGGCGACGTGGATGTTGCGGGCGGTGGCCTCGACCTCGCCCTCCCCTTCCAGCACCTCGCCCTTGTCGTCGATCAGCAGGAGGTCGGAGGGCTTCATCTCCGACCAGTGCACGCCATAGGGGTTGATCAGGTAGCGCGGCTTGCCGTCGGGGCTGTTCGGCAGGGCGACCGAGAAATGATTGCAGATGCCCTCGTTCAGCTCGAACTTCGCGGCAAGGCGGAGCGCGGCGGCAAGATCGCGGCGCTGGTTCGTGATGCTGGGCGGGGAGGACATGGGCAGGGACATGGCGCAAGGTCTCTCGATCATCTGAAGCGAACCGGATCGAAACATCGCGGCGCCGGATATGACAAGGCCCGGCGCTGGGGCCGGGCCTGAGCCAAATCGCATAACGGACACCGCCCGTTATTTGGGCGCGAGCACCATGACCATCTGGCGGCCTTCGAGCTGCCAGTCGCTCTCGACCTTGGCGACGTCGACGAGATCGACCTTGACGCGCTCGAGCACCTTCACGCCGAGATCCTGGTGCGCCATCTCACGGCCGCGGAAGCGCAGGGTCACCTTGACCTTGTCGCCCTCCTCGAAGAAGCCGTGCATGGCCTTCATCTTGACGTCGTAATCGTGCTTGTCGATGCCCGGCCGGAGCTTGATCTCCTTGATCTCGATGGTGCGCTGCTTCTTGCGCGCCTCGGCCGCCTTCTTCTGCTCGAGAAAGCGGAAGCGGCCATAGTCGAGGATCTTGCAGACCGGAGGCTCGGAATTGGGGGCGATCTCGACCAGGTCGAGACCGGCATCCTCGGCAATCTTCAAGGCCTCGAAGAACGACACCACGCCACGATTGGCGCCGGTATCGTCGATGAGCTGGACATCGCGGACACCGCGAATGTCACGGTTCGAACGCGGGCCGTCTTTGGTCGGGGTCGGGGCAGCGCGGAAAGGACGACGAATGGGGGTATTCTCCTGTTTCAGGCGCGAGCAGCGCCGCTGAGCAGACACATTGCACAAAGATGCGCGATGTCAATGTGGGAGGCGGGGAATGACGCAGCAATAGGCATACGCCCACTGCATTCCACCCCCTGCTATGCATTTACCGGCCCAACAGCGCGCAATAGACGTCGAGCGTCTCCGCCACCATCGTCTCCAGCGAGAAATGCCGCTCGACATGCTGGCGCGCGCGCCGTGCCAGGGCATCGCGCGCGGAGGGGCGCAGGGCCAGCGCCTCACTGAGGCTGGCGGCGAGCGCGGCTGCATCGCCCGGCGGCACGCGCCAGCCGGTGCGTTCCGCCGGCGTGACCTGCGGCGGAGCCAATACGGTCTCCGGCACGGCGCCGAGATCGGCCACCACGACGGGCGCGCCCATCGCCTGCGCCTCGACCGCGACGCGCCCGAAGGCCTCGGGCTCGGTCGAGGGCACGGTGACCACGGCGGCCGAGAGCAGCGCCGCCGGCATGTCGGTGCAATGGCCGACGCGCTTGACGCGGCCTTCCAGCCCCGCCTTGGCGATGAGCTGGTCGAGTTCCTTGACATAGCCGTCGCGGCCCTGCGGGTCGCCGGCCAGGATGAAGGCGGTCTCGGCATCGCCGCCATCGCGCAGGATGCGGGCGGCCTCGATCAGGACGCGATGCCCCTTCCAGCCGGTCAGTCGGCCGGGCAGCAGCACGATGCGCTGATGCGGCTCGACCTTCCAGGCCGCGCGCAGGGCCTGGATACGCTCCGTCCCGACGGCGGCCGGCGCGAAGGCCGAGAAATTGGTGCCGCGATGGACGACCCTTATGCGGTCGCGCGCGAAAGCATGCTTGGCCAGGATCAGATCGGCCGTATAGCCCGAATTCGCGATCACCACGTCGCCGCGCGCCATCACCGAATTATAGAGCGTCTTCACCACGGAGCGGCTGGCATAGGAGCCGTGATAGGTCGTGACGAAAGGCAGTTTCAGTGCACGAGCCGCCGCGAGCGCGACCCAGGCCGGCGCACGCGAACGGGCATGGATGAGTTCGACGCCCTCGTGCCGGCAGAGCAGCACCAGGCGGCGGACATTCAACGCCATGGCGAAGGGATTTTTCGTGGCGGCGGGAAAGGGCAGCCAGACGCCGCCCTTGGCCTGCAATTCGGCGACGAGGCGGCCGCCCTCGGTCGCGACGAGCGCGCGCGCGCCGACATCGGTCAGCCCCTTGGCGATATCGACGGCCGTCCGCTCGGCCCCGCCCGCCTCGAGATCGGGAATGATCTGCAAGATGGTGCGGCCGCTGAGCGGGTGCGTCTCGGTCGAGGGCAGCGACAGATGCGCGCCGGGCTGGAAGGACATGCTCACAGTTTCAGAGAACTCTTTCTACAAACGGCGATACGACCACGTGCGCCGCGCGAGCGCAGCCTATATTCGCCTCGCAAGGCAGATTCGTCACAGGAGATTTGACGTGGAGCGAGACGCGCCGCAATGGCTGGACGTCGGTGAAGGCACTGAACAACGCCGGCTCGCCTATCTCGCGCAGCCCGGCGATGGTGCCCCCGTGCTCTGGCTCGGCGGCTTCCGCTCCGACATGCGCGCGACCAAGGCCGAGGCGCTGGCGGAATGGGCGAGGCTGACGGGACACGCCTTCCTGCGCTTCGATTATGCCGGCCATGGCGAAACCGGCGGCGATTTCGCGCGCTGGACCTTGTCGCATTGGCTCGAGGACGCGCTTGCGATGATCGCGGCCCGCTGCGGCGCGCCGCCGATCCTGGTCGGCTCGTCGATGGGCGGCTGGATCGCCCTGCTCGCAGCCCGCAAGCTGCTGGGCACGGCGCTCGCGCCGGCCGGGCTGGTGCTGATCGCGCCGGCCGTCGATTTCTCCGAGGATCTGATGTGGGCGCAGATGCCCGACGCGATCCGCGAGACCATCCTGCGCGACGGCGTCTGGCTGAGGCCGTCCGAATATTCGCCCGATCCGACGCCGATCACGCGCGCGCTCATCGAGGACGGCCGCAGGCATCTGATGTTTGGAAGCGAGATCAGGACCGGCTGCCCTGTGCATATCCTGCAAGGAATGGCCGATCCCGACGTGCCGTGGCGGCAAGCGGTCAAGCTCGTCGAGCATCTCGCCGGCGATCCCGTCCTGCTGACGCTGATCAAGGATGGCGATCACCGTCTCTCGACGCCGGGCGACATCGCCCGGCTGACGTCAGCAGTCGCCGGGGTCACGGCCCCGGCCTGAAGCAGCATCAATGGACGCTGACCATCCTGAGATCGTGTTCCCAGGCGTTGGCGGTCGCGGCATCACGCGAATCGGTCACCAGGATCGGCGCGCCATCGGCCGAGAGCAGCGCGAAGAGCTGCAGGCCGGGCTGGATCTCGGGCGCCTGCGGGAAGATGCGCAGGAGTTCGTCCGAGGTCATCGGCTTCAGATAGGCGACCTCGCCCGTACCAAGCGCCGCGAATTCGGCCTGGGTCAGAGGAGTGGTCTGGATCATCGTTCTATCTTCGTTCATCGCGCCCTCCTTCAGAGCAGTGCGAGTAGCGGCTTTCAGAATACGCCTCAGATTATGAACAGATGCAAAAACCGCGCTGCACCCGTCTTGCCGGTCACCTTGCCGGTCAATCCCGGCTCACGATATCGATACGCCGGATGAGACGCTCAGGTTCCGGCCTCACCAAGTCGATCGCGAGAAGTCCGTTGGAGAGATCGGCTCCCATCACCTGCATTCCATCCGCCAGCAGGAAGCTGCGCTGAAACTGGCGCGCCGCGATGCCGCGATGAAGGAACTGCCGGTTTTTGTCGTCGCTCTGGCGACCCCGGATGGTGAGCTGGTTCTCTTCCAGCGTGATCTCGAGCTGCTCGCGGGCGAAACCCGCTACCGCCAATGTGATTCGGAGCCGGTCCGGCTCGTCTTCGCAGCGTGGCATGCGCTCGATGTTATAGGGCGGGTAGCCTTCGCTGCCCCCCTTCGTCACCCGGTCGAGCGCGCGTTCGATATCATCGAACCCCAGCAGGAACGGATGCGACAGACTTGGCGTACGCATCATACGGCCCTCGAAAGGCGCCCTCTCGGATCATGCGGAGCCCGCTGGTCGCAGCACCCCGCCGGTGGGAGGCGAACCCTCCCATCCATCAGGATATGGCGAGAGAAACGGACCGGTTCAAGAGCCTGCCGGGCGGCGCGTCCCAGGTGGCGTCCGAAGTGCGGCGTGAAGCCGGACTTCGACAATGGTGCGGGTGGTACAGCCACCCCGGCTTGAACGGGGGACCTCTAGATCCACAATCTAGCGCTCTAACCAACTGAGCTATGGCTGCCCGCACCCGGCGCTTGGCGATCGGTCACAAAGTCACGATCGGCGGCGGCGCGGAACCTAGTGCGGTCGCCAGCCGATTGCAACCGTCGAATTCACGCCGCGCCCAACGGATTTTGGAGCGGCGCTTCGCGCTCCCCTCAGCCCTTGCCCTCACCCCTGCGCAGGGGCGTGCTCGCGATCTGCGCGAGGTCGTTGAGATGGGCCGAATAGGCCTCATAGCCGCGGCGGATGGCCTTGGTCTGAAGCACAACGGCATCGGCCGCGCTGTCGGTGCGCGCCAGCGTCTCGGCCTCACCCAGCGTCGCCTTCAACTCCGCGCAGGCATAATCCAGCATGCGGGCCTGCAACGCCCCGAAGGTACGCGCCAGAGCCAGCGTCTGCGTCACCACGGTAGCGGTGGTGACGGTGGCGAATTCCGGCGGCTTCGGGATCAGCTTGGGAACCAGCGCTGTCACGGGAGCGATCACGGTCTTGCCCGTGAACGTCACGATCTCGGCCGATTTGGCAACAGTCGGCTTCACCGCCTCGAGGATCTTCGCCGCTGCAACCTTGGGAGCAAGGATCGCGGGAGCCACGGCCTTGGGAGGAGCGACGGGCGCAACCGGGCTCACGACCTTGGCCGTGCTCTTCACGGCGCTCTTGGCCGCCGCCTTGATCGCGGGCGTCTTCTCGATGCGCGTCTTGGCCGGCGGGATGCGGGTCGCCGCCGGCTTCACCACCTTCGCGGCGAGCTTCGCCGGGGCAACCGATTTAATCGCGGGAGCCGGGCTGGGCGCAGCCTTGGCGGCGGGCTCGGCGGACTTCGCCAACGGAGCGCTCGGCTTGGGAGCAGCAATCTTGGGAGCCGCAACCTCGGGAGCCGCAACCTTCGGCGTCTCGGCCTTGGGCGTTTCGACCTTGCTGTCAGCGAGCTTGGAAGCCTCGATCTTCGAAGCCTCCGGCTTGGAAGCGGCAACCTTGGGAGCCTCCACCTTGGGAGCCTCCACCTTGGGAGCCTCCACCTTGGGAGCTTCCGGCTTCAGTACGATGGCGGGTGCGCTCGCGACAGGCTTGAGCGCTTCCTTGGGCGCCTCGACCTTTGGCGCAGCGGGCGGCGTCGCCGGAGCGACGGCTGCGACAGGCTTGACCTCGACAGGCGCGGTCGCGACCGGCTTTGCTTCGATAGGCTTTGCTTCGATAGGCTTGGCCTCGATAGGCTTGGCCTCGACAGGTTTGGCCTCGACAGGTTTGGCCATGACGGGGGCCGGCGTCGCGGAAATGGGGGGCAACGCCTTCACCGGCGCCAGGCTGATCGGCGGTTTGGCAGTCGTCTTTGTCTGGGTAGGCTTGGTCGGGGTGGATTTGACCATCGCGATCCTCCATCAAAAGAGAAAACAACGCGCGCAAACGCTAAAACGACGCATGCCGGGCTCATCGCCCGGCCGCTCGATCTTCATCTCGTCCGCTTCCGGGCGCCCTCAGGGCGCCCGTCGCAGTTGGCCTTCACTTGGCCTTCGTCGCCTTGGCGGCCGTTTCGGCGACCTTGTTCGCGACATCCTGCGCCGCCGAGCCCATCTCCTTGAGCTGGCTCTGGAGCGCGGCCATCTGCGACTTCAGGAACTCGGACTGGTGCTGCATGACCTCGGTCAGGTCCTTGGACTTCACCAGCTTCTGGGCGAGGTCGAAGGCGGCCGCGACATTGGTCTCGGCATAGCCCATCGCCTTGCGGGTCACGTCCTGCGCGTTGGCGCGGGCCGACTCGGCCGAGCCATGAGCGGTATCCACAGCCTTCTGAGCCGCGCCGATGAAACCGTCGAAAGCCTTGCGGGCCTGATCGACGCTCTTCTCGGCGAACTCACGCATTTCAGTCGGCACTTCGTAAGGTGTCTTGCCGTTCATCGGGGGCATCCTCCTGTTGCAATGACTCATGAGCAGGCGCGGTCATTGTGCAGTGCAATATCATTGTTGCGCCGCAATGACAACGGCGCGCGACCCTGCCCACCCGTTCACGTTAACGCTGTTTGTACGAGACGCGGGAGAGCCCGTCTCAGTTCCATGGCTTTGCTATCATTTGGGCGCTATTAAAGCTTTGTTAGCCATAAAGGCGTGGACTGAAACGAGCAGGCAAGCATGAGCGAAGCCGGACAGGACTGGGCGCGACTAGGCGCTGCGGCGGCGCAGGACGCCGGGCTTGTGTCCTTCGCGAATGGCGGGGCCGTGCTGCTATGGGATGCCGAGGCCGGCCGGCCGGGCTTCGCCAATGCCGGTGCGCGGGCTCTGCTGGGCGCAGACGCCCTCTCCGCGAACCTGCCGGCGCCGACGCGGCAAAGGCTCGCTTTGCTGGCTGGAGGCCTTGCGCCGCGCGACGGCATCAGGCTCGAGCGGCTGCGGCTGACCTCGGGCTTCTCCGCGACCATGATCACCTGCGGCTGCCGGCTGCTGACGGGAGCCGATGGGGGTGAGGTTCTGGCGATCGCCATCCCGGCCAATGAAATGCGCCGGCTCGGCGTAACAGTGCCTGCGGCCGAGAGTGCGCACCAGACAAGCACACACCAGGCACAAGACATGCCCACCGCCGAATCGGCCGTGGCGACCGTCTCCTCTGCCCCGGCTCCCGTTGCCGCGGCTCCCGTGCCGGCCGCGCCGCGCCGCGCCCTGCTGCGCTTTCTCTGGAACAGCGATGCCGCCGGGCGCCTGACCAGCATCTCTCCCGATTTCGCCGAGCTCGCCGGGCCGCAGGCTGCGACAGCGCTGCCGGGGCGGAACTGGGCGCAGATCATCGGCCATGACCTGATCGACCGGGATGGCGGCCTCGCCCAGCGTCTCGCCAGCGGCACGACCTGGAGCGGCCACCGCGTGCTGTGGCGCACCGAAGTGGCGCGTGAAGGCGCGCGCGTCGAATTGTCGGGCGCGCCGTTCCTGGACGCGGCACGCCAGTTCGCTGGTTTCCGCGGCTTCGGCCTCGCGCGCCTGACGGAACGCGAGCCGTTTCCCGATGCGGCGATCGCGGACACGCCCGCAGACGAGATCGAACCGGACGCGTCCGAGGCTGCGAACGCTCCGGTTGAAGCCGAGCCAATCGAAGCCAAGCACATTGAAGCCAAGCAAAGTCCGGTCGTCGCGGCGGAACCCCCGGCGGCCATGGAGCCCGTGACGGTCGAGGCCCCTGCCCCGCCCGTCGCCGAGGCCGAGGCTGTGGAAGAGATCGAAGCCCCCGCCGCCGAGCCGACTGAGGCCGAGTTCGGCTCCGCTCTGGAGGCGGACGAGGCGGCGCTTGAAGGCGAAGACAACGAGGCCGCGGCGGAGGCGCCCGAGCCAGTTCCCGTAGCCAAGGACGGCACCAAGACTCCGGAAGCTGCCAAGACTTCGGAAGCTGCCAAGATTCCGGAAGACGCCAAGGCTCCGGAAGACGCCTCCCCGGCCGTATCAGAGGGTCCCGCCCTCGGCGGCAATATCGTGCCATTGCGCAACGGTCACCTCGCCAACGTCCGGCCGGTGCTGGAGCCCTCGAAGCCCAATCTCAGCTCGGCCGAGCGCAACGCCTTCCG harbors:
- a CDS encoding phasin, with protein sequence MNGKTPYEVPTEMREFAEKSVDQARKAFDGFIGAAQKAVDTAHGSAESARANAQDVTRKAMGYAETNVAAAFDLAQKLVKSKDLTEVMQHQSEFLKSQMAALQSQLKEMGSAAQDVANKVAETAAKATKAK
- a CDS encoding aldolase; its protein translation is MSLPMSSPPSITNQRRDLAAALRLAAKFELNEGICNHFSVALPNSPDGKPRYLINPYGVHWSEMKPSDLLLIDDKGEVLEGEGEVEATARNIHVAAHKANLRHVAVLHVHMPYATALTMVEGGRLEMAHQTACRFHGRTHYVDHFGGLALDASEGEAIIAASKAYEHVDITFLAHHGVTIGGPSIAVAFDDLYFLERACRQQVLAMSTGRPLKLIPQQQIEATARDWRDVLVFQSEKHFEALRRIEGA
- the infC gene encoding translation initiation factor IF-3, with amino-acid sequence MRRPFRAAPTPTKDGPRSNRDIRGVRDVQLIDDTGANRGVVSFFEALKIAEDAGLDLVEIAPNSEPPVCKILDYGRFRFLEQKKAAEARKKQRTIEIKEIKLRPGIDKHDYDVKMKAMHGFFEEGDKVKVTLRFRGREMAHQDLGVKVLERVKVDLVDVAKVESDWQLEGRQMVMVLAPK
- a CDS encoding glycosyltransferase family 4 protein, coding for MSFQPGAHLSLPSTETHPLSGRTILQIIPDLEAGGAERTAVDIAKGLTDVGARALVATEGGRLVAELQAKGGVWLPFPAATKNPFAMALNVRRLVLLCRHEGVELIHARSRAPAWVALAAARALKLPFVTTYHGSYASRSVVKTLYNSVMARGDVVIANSGYTADLILAKHAFARDRIRVVHRGTNFSAFAPAAVGTERIQALRAAWKVEPHQRIVLLPGRLTGWKGHRVLIEAARILRDGGDAETAFILAGDPQGRDGYVKELDQLIAKAGLEGRVKRVGHCTDMPAALLSAAVVTVPSTEPEAFGRVAVEAQAMGAPVVVADLGAVPETVLAPPQVTPAERTGWRVPPGDAAALAASLSEALALRPSARDALARRARQHVERHFSLETMVAETLDVYCALLGR
- a CDS encoding Hsp20 family protein, which gives rise to MMRTPSLSHPFLLGFDDIERALDRVTKGGSEGYPPYNIERMPRCEDEPDRLRITLAVAGFAREQLEITLEENQLTIRGRQSDDKNRQFLHRGIAARQFQRSFLLADGMQVMGADLSNGLLAIDLVRPEPERLIRRIDIVSRD
- a CDS encoding DUF1150 family protein, with protein sequence MNEDRTMIQTTPLTQAEFAALGTGEVAYLKPMTSDELLRIFPQAPEIQPGLQLFALLSADGAPILVTDSRDAATANAWEHDLRMVSVH
- a CDS encoding alpha/beta hydrolase, with translation MERDAPQWLDVGEGTEQRRLAYLAQPGDGAPVLWLGGFRSDMRATKAEALAEWARLTGHAFLRFDYAGHGETGGDFARWTLSHWLEDALAMIAARCGAPPILVGSSMGGWIALLAARKLLGTALAPAGLVLIAPAVDFSEDLMWAQMPDAIRETILRDGVWLRPSEYSPDPTPITRALIEDGRRHLMFGSEIRTGCPVHILQGMADPDVPWRQAVKLVEHLAGDPVLLTLIKDGDHRLSTPGDIARLTSAVAGVTAPA